The region AATAGGGGGTGACGCCTTGTTTACTGGCAACGTCAAGATAATCCAGTTGCAGCATAGTCATAAGATTAGAGGTTGGTGCAGTGCAGTAGATTGGGCCATCATACCCGTACTTGTAGAGGAATGGGGCTAAACCACAGTGGTCAAGGTGTGCGTGGCTGATTACAACTGCATCTAAGGAATCAATTTGGAACTGTGGTGAATCAAAACGTGGGAAAGACTCAAAAGCCCGCTGTGAACCCGGATTAATACCGCAGTCTAAAAGCACGCTGCTTTCACGTGTTTTTATTAGCCATGCAGACCTACCGACTTCCTGCGCGCCGCCCAGAACAGTCATACAGATGTCGCCAACATCGTAGGTTTTTGGTCGGAAAATGCGTTCGCCAACTGTTCTTAGGATGCGTTCGCGTTCTTTACTTTCTGAGTGCAGGTAGTGGCGCATGTGAGTTACTATTTTGGATTTGATTGGTGGGCTGCGGAGAACTTGGGGTCTCCATTTGGTTTTTTTGATGATTTCCTGCAAAACTGCCCCGTTTCGTCCGATGACTAAGCCTGGTTTTTTGGTTTCGATGATGATTTCGCCTAGGCTGGGGTCAAAGTTTATGTCGGTTATTTCTGCTTCTGCAGGGATTAGTTCGCGAGCGATTTTTTCTGCTTCTGTTTCATGTAGCCTCACTGATGGGTCTGGGCGTATAACAATTCTTTTTCGGATTACGCCAACGATTTCAGCCACAATGTTGCCTTGGTCTACTAGAATTTCGGGTTTTTTTGTGTAAACTGAAAGCATGGGTCCTTCGTATTCGATTCTGGTGACTTCTGCATCGCGAGGGACATGCTCCAGAATGTACTGGCTGATTTCTACTTTGTCTTTGTCTTTTTCTTGTGTTCTAGCCAAACTTCTTTAACTTCCTATTTTGCGAGAAGTTGCCTTTTTTCTTCGTCGCTTAACTCTTTATAGCCATTATCATCAATCACAGTCACGTTATAGTTGTTGCCGCTTGCAACATCACGTTTCATAGCTGCATTCACAGCCTTCACAATAATTGGCAACAACTCAGCAATTGACATGCCTTCCTTGTATTTATCTTCCAAAATACCATAGGCTACAAGGGAGCCTGAACCAGTGCTGACTGATTTTTCTTCAGTTAAGCTACCATATGGGTCAAGATTGTAAACGTGTGGTCCGCTGTCATCTATCCCGCCAACAAGAACTTGTGTTGCCAGTGGCATGTACCTTGCTTGGAAAAGTAGGTTTGCAACAAGTCTTGCTGCTGTGGCAACGGGCATTGGTCTGTTCATGCTTATCTTGTAGAGTTGGGCGTTTGCTGTTAGAATGTCAACTACGCGCTGGGCATCGGCGACGGTTCCCGCGATTGTCATGCCGAGGTGATCATCTATTTTGTAGACTTTTTTTCCAGCTTTATGAGCCACATAGTAGCCCATTGTTACTCTTGTGTCAGAAGCCAAAATTACGCCGTCTTTACAAACGACACCTATTGTGGTTGTTCCCTTGAGCACTAATTGGTTAGTTGTGTTGTTTTGTGACATGTTCAGTCTCCCTAAAACTTGGAAATGCCATCCACTAGGAAGTAGCATCATGTAATCTTTTCTGAGATATTAATTAAGATTACGGTTTACACCCCTTGGCAAAGACAAAAAAATGTGCTCCAACTCTGCACCTACATTAATCACCTGTAAAAATAGGAGAAACAAATAGTTTATTCTATTTGGTAGCGGTTCCCAACGCTGCCCCACGCAAAAGCCTCAGGTAACGCTTGTGCGATTGCTTGTATTGCTTTCCAGCCTGTGCAATGCGACGCAACAATCAATGCAGGATTAATGTCTTTTAATTCCTCTACTGTTTGGGCGATTCTTTTTTCGTACTCTTGCCCTGCCAAATGAAATCCGCCCAAAACAGCATAAACACTCCTATCTGTTAACTGTTGAGCATAACGCAGTGTATTAATAATTCCCGCATGAGCGCAACCTGAAACAACCACCAACCCCTTACCTGCAACATCAAAAACCAAAGCGCGCTCCTCAACAAGAGCAGGGTCAGGTTGCCATTTGTTGTTCTCCAAAATTCTGTTTGAAGCGTTTCCTGTTTCAAAACTGGTTTTTCTTGGAATCTCACCCGTGACAAGGGCGCAGCCATCAGCGATTAAACTGGGGTGCTTGGTGGTTATGATTTTGCAGGGATTTAGTTGTTCGGGGTTTGGTAGGCGTTTGTGTTCTCGTATTGTGCCATTGGGCATTGCAGATCCGTGCAGTTTAAACATGTTTTCATGAGCAATTATTTGTAGGTCGGGGTTGTTTATGGCTTGAACTGCCGCTTGCAAGCCGCCGCAATGGTCATAGTGTCCATGAGACAAAACCAGCCAATCTACCTCCCCTAAATCCAGACCCATGCGTAGGGCATTGGTTACTACACCATCTGAGCTAACACCCGTATCAAAAAGGATAGTGTAGGGTTTGCCCGCGTAAATTTTGATTAGTAATGCAAATCCGTGCTCGCCCATTGGTAATTGAGCGCCTTCTTTTCGACTTGCAGTGTTCCAGCGTCTATACGTTAATACCTGTTTTTTGTCATTTGCTGAAAGAAGATCTACAGAATTGTCTACCAAGCTTACGATTTCGATTTTGCGTGCTGCTCTAATTTGGATTTGTGGCATCTATAGGGTGCCTCTGTACTGGTTTGTGGTTGGGCATCCAACGCATTTTTTTGATTCAAATCTGCTACAAGGGTTGCAATCAACCTTGCAGGGAGTACCTTCTTTTTCTTTACTTGCCAAATTTTCGCGTATTTGTAAAAATGTTGAGAAGTATGTTTCGCTTACTGGGTAGAACTCTGAGCGGCGGATGCCTTTGCTGCACCGAAGTGAACATTTTTCCATGGATATGCTTTCAAGGGTTTCTTGGGTTTCTGCGACGACAATTGCGATAAGGTTGTAGCCGCCCACGGTTTTGAACATCTGGATTACTCGTGGGCATTTTTCGTATCGGTGTAAGAGTTCTTGCATTGCTTCGGCGCTTTCCATTTCCAGCATGACAATGGCGGGGTGTAGTCCAAGTGCGGTTGGGTTTATGAGTGCGGAAACTTTGATGGTGCCGTTTTTTAGTAGGCGTTCTAGTCTTTTTTTGGTTCCCATGCTTGTGTAGCCTATGGCTTGGGATAGTTCTTGTAGGGTAATGCGTCCATTTTCTTGGAGGCAGGTGATTATTTTTTTGTCTATGGCGTCCATCGTTGGTTCATCTTTAACTTGTAAGTTGTTTATAAAATAAACAAAAAGTATTAATAAGGTTTATGTTATAAACTCAAGATACTTAGAAGATGAAAAAATGACCGATAAAACAACCACCCCTGAAGAATGCAACGGCAAATGCGATACATGCAACACAACAGACAACTGCAACGACCCAAAAAAGAAGCAACAACAAGAAGACCAACAAAGAAAAGCCAACCTAAGCAAAATTAAACATAAAATCGCAGTTATCAGCGGAAAAGGTGGAGTAGGCAAAAGCACCGTAACCGCAAACCTTGCCGCAGCATTCAGACAAAACGGCAAAAAAGTCGGCGTACTAGACGCAGACATCCACGGTCCATGTATCCCCAAAATGTTGGGGCTTAAAGGCAGAACCTTAACCGGAGGTTTTGATGGCAAATTCCTTCCAGTAGTGGGCAAAATGGGCATAAAAGTCGTTTCCATGGATTTTCTGCTGGAAAACGATGAGGAACCCGTAATTTGGCGTGGCCCTCTCAAAATGCGGGCAATTCAGCAGTTCATATCTGATGTGGAATGGGGTGAACTAGATTACTTGTTTGTGGATTTGCCGCCGGGAACAGGTGATGAACCCTTAAGTGTCATCCAACTAATCCCCGACCTAGACGGCGTACTCATAGTAACCATGCCC is a window of Candidatus Bathyarchaeota archaeon DNA encoding:
- the psmB gene encoding archaeal proteasome endopeptidase complex subunit beta; the protein is MSQNNTTNQLVLKGTTTIGVVCKDGVILASDTRVTMGYYVAHKAGKKVYKIDDHLGMTIAGTVADAQRVVDILTANAQLYKISMNRPMPVATAARLVANLLFQARYMPLATQVLVGGIDDSGPHVYNLDPYGSLTEEKSVSTGSGSLVAYGILEDKYKEGMSIAELLPIIVKAVNAAMKRDVASGNNYNVTVIDDNGYKELSDEEKRQLLAK
- a CDS encoding MBL fold metallo-hydrolase, which codes for MPQIQIRAARKIEIVSLVDNSVDLLSANDKKQVLTYRRWNTASRKEGAQLPMGEHGFALLIKIYAGKPYTILFDTGVSSDGVVTNALRMGLDLGEVDWLVLSHGHYDHCGGLQAAVQAINNPDLQIIAHENMFKLHGSAMPNGTIREHKRLPNPEQLNPCKIITTKHPSLIADGCALVTGEIPRKTSFETGNASNRILENNKWQPDPALVEERALVFDVAGKGLVVVSGCAHAGIINTLRYAQQLTDRSVYAVLGGFHLAGQEYEKRIAQTVEELKDINPALIVASHCTGWKAIQAIAQALPEAFAWGSVGNRYQIE
- a CDS encoding winged helix-turn-helix transcriptional regulator; protein product: MDAIDKKIITCLQENGRITLQELSQAIGYTSMGTKKRLERLLKNGTIKVSALINPTALGLHPAIVMLEMESAEAMQELLHRYEKCPRVIQMFKTVGGYNLIAIVVAETQETLESISMEKCSLRCSKGIRRSEFYPVSETYFSTFLQIRENLASKEKEGTPCKVDCNPCSRFESKKCVGCPTTNQYRGTL
- a CDS encoding Mrp/NBP35 family ATP-binding protein — protein: MTDKTTTPEECNGKCDTCNTTDNCNDPKKKQQQEDQQRKANLSKIKHKIAVISGKGGVGKSTVTANLAAAFRQNGKKVGVLDADIHGPCIPKMLGLKGRTLTGGFDGKFLPVVGKMGIKVVSMDFLLENDEEPVIWRGPLKMRAIQQFISDVEWGELDYLFVDLPPGTGDEPLSVIQLIPDLDGVLIVTMPSEVSEAVVKKSVSFAKAAEVPVIGIIENMSGFVCPDCGKKIDIFKSGGGKKIAQDLSVPYLGSLPIDPTVCTDADKGLAFIVENQDSAAAKAFREIITKITQSQKADTKNKLSALFSGGKK